GAGCTAGCATAAGTTGCCTGGTGCCACTAGGTCAATGCGATTGCAAGCATTGCCTCAATTCTAGAATGTTTTGCATATGCTGCGTTTTTGCTTCCTTTTCATTCACTGGATAGATTATACATGATAATACTAAATAATACCACTTGAAGACAATTTCTTTCACAACTGCACATCATTTCTAGCAATCGGTACAGAGAACGATGGCCATCTTTTCGTAATATCGTAATAACCTCACACAATTTTCACCCCTGGCCAAAATCTACCACCATTGgaggaaaaaaacagagaagaaCCTACACTGTCTCTTACACTGAAACCTTGATTCCTTTAATTACCGAACAAATAGAAGAGGTAGGGTACCTATTTCATTGAatagaaaataattttttaagaaaaacataTAGTATATGCCTCAAATCAAAACTTTATGAAACTTAATTTCATAACCTAGTACTACTATATCTCCCTAGATAAAATGAATAAAGCATCAAAGAACGCACCTTGTACTGCCGCCtcactgcactgcactgcactgcaccgcATCGCGTGGCTTCCCCTCCTCTGCCTCTGCTCTGCTCCGCCCTGCGAGAATAAATGCCACGCCTCACCACACCCCACACAAAACCCCTCCTTCCTCTGCCTGCACACCCTGCCACAAGATGGCTTCCTGTTCCTCACCACCATGGCCACccatccctctcctcctcctgctcttcttcctcctctcctcctccttctccgtcCTCACCGCATCAGCAGCACAAGCCTCCTCCCGACAGGTACATGACGTCTCCCTCCCTTTCTTGCTCCGTGTGGTTGGTTGGCAGCACCATCATTTTCTTGCTCTGCGTGCGACCTGCAGGCTGAGAGCGGCGGCAATgcgacggcaacggcggcgcAGGGAACGGAGACGGCGGCGTGGACGCCGCGGCTGCGGAAGACTTTCCTGGACGGCGGCGTggagcggtggcgcgggcggcggctggtgggGCGGTTCCAGGTGTGCGCGGTGTGCACCTGCTGCGGGGGCCCGCACGGGATGTGCATCCCGGCGCCCTGCTGCTACGCCATCAACTGCAACATCCCCAACCGCCCCTTCGGCGTCTGCTCCTTCACCCCGCGCACCTGCAACTGCCTCAACTGCCACCTCTAGGCAGGATCTCCTCCTTGCTCGGTTCCTGGCGACGAAGAGATCGATCGATTCATGGTGAGGGATTTGTTTGTTTGGGGTCTCAGGTTGGAAGAACTCATATAGTGGTAGCAGTACCAGTAGTATATATACTCCTACATTGTAGTAGCCATGACTCGTAAAGTAGCGGTATGGCGATGGTTGGATTAATTCAGCTTTTTTGTGCGATTTGTTCGTCCTCTTGAATTGAACTGTGGATATAAATCAAGTCAGTAGTATCTTTCTTTGCAGTAACTTTTATTGAATTTTTTGCCTCTAGGTAGTGATGACCTTTGTTTTTGGAATTTGTCGGAACTAGTAGATGTAGGACTACATTTGTGGTGCCAATTTCGAGTGAATTAATATTAGGAGGAACTAAGTACTTACTATATAACTTATTAAAGTAAGAAATCTTGTGGCATCTGTGGGTTATTAGAGTTTATAAAATGATTTCTTCTGGTATCTAGATGATGATATGGTAGATTCGATAATTGTTTCGCATCATGAATTACCAATTGTTACGCTCTTTCCTCTGGCCATGGTTTTAATTGTTTGGAATTGAACGTTACTGATGCAGAGGAGCAGCAGGCAGTATCATGTGGTTGTTGTGCAGTTGCAGTTTCTTGTTTTAGTGATGGCCATTAATTTTCATTATCACAGTTATAATGAGAATTTCCTGAATTTTATCTCACCAGTTTTAATAACCAATAACAAATGAATGTTGAAGAGCACTACTTGCATTTTTAGATCCTTTTCGTTGCCTTTATTTTGAACTTGAGACCTGATATATCATAGAAAAGAAAGTTTGGCCTGACTGCCATGTTGCATAGAAATGGCATAACATGCCTCTGTTCCTGTTGTCCTTAAATTCCTGTACCTATAAGCCGGATCTCTTCTTCAGCGGAAGTCAATGGTGTGGTTGCGCACTGTCTGTTTTACACTCCTGTTTCCGTCCCAAGCCCTTGTCTCTGTTGACGATACGTTCATGCTTTCATGGCATTGTCGTTGACAGTTGACACACGTCCTAAACTCGGTAACTGTCCTATTCGTCTCTTCCATTTTCGCTTGCCAGTTGCTGCATGTGTGTGCCTTGATTGAAGGATGGAGGTACATATCAGTCAATGTCTTTCCAAAGCATTTTTCTCTCCATGTTACTCCTTCAAATCGCAGATTCGTAGTCTTTTCATTGCATTGTTCGCTACATGCCTACCCCTTCTAATCCCAAATATAAGTTTATTAGGACATTGAGATGGTCTCCAATTATATTGTaataaaataatatttaaatTGTATTATCTTATAGAGAATTGCATTGTGAACATTTTTTTAGAGTGAATCCAGATACATCCGCCTTacattgatatatttttaaattattaATTGTTAACCTTTACAATGTTTTACTTAGGTTAGACCTGAATGCATTTGTTTTAGACAGAGGGAACTACTCTCTACaactatgtactccctccggtcaactatgtactccctccggttctttttacatgtcacattaggtttgtcctaagtcaaatctATCCAACTTTAACcagatttatagaaaaatataacaacaaTTTTACTACCAAACATATACATTATCaaaatatcaaaatatatttcttGGTGCCTTCAACGAAACAAATTAGATATTGTAGATGTTGttgtatttttctataaacttttaAAATTGAACATGCATGGCTTAAGACAAACCTAATATGACATATTAAAAAATCGAGAAGTAATTTTCACCTCACACCTCTCCATATAGCGGTTTCATGGCTACAGTTGGCATGTTTGCTTTTTCATTATTAGCAAAAAGTGACTTGGTGATTATTGGCTGAAAGTGATCTTATGGATAAActctataaaaaaaaaaagcgatCTTGTTCTTGGAATTAAATTAGTAGATAGTCATTTCAGCTCTATCTTGGTTCATTTTAGAAAATCACTTTATAGAATCGGTTAGGAGTGGTTATTTGTAGAATATCATTTGCCAGAGATCCCCCACTAGTCAACCTATGAGCAGCTTTCGAACGGCTCCGGCAAACATATCTTTAACTTCAGTTGAGAAGCATGGGTGATTGACACTTTTAAGAGGGTttgttttttctcattttcaCTTGGATGATAAACTAATTAAGAACCACCATTCATGTGACGAATTACATCACGCTCACGTGAAtcattattggtcaaagattcaAAGCTTTTTTACCGAACGCACGTTATTagagtgggagtttcatagaggttttatgcacattaaatacggtga
This genomic window from Setaria viridis chromosome 8, Setaria_viridis_v4.0, whole genome shotgun sequence contains:
- the LOC117866472 gene encoding uncharacterized protein is translated as MASCSSPPWPPIPLLLLLFFLLSSSFSVLTASAAQASSRQAESGGNATATAAQGTETAAWTPRLRKTFLDGGVERWRGRRLVGRFQVCAVCTCCGGPHGMCIPAPCCYAINCNIPNRPFGVCSFTPRTCNCLNCHL